A genomic window from Streptomyces sp. NBC_01429 includes:
- a CDS encoding LVIVD repeat-containing protein: protein MTSLHTTRVRRRRLGVAAAAAGLFATLLTAGPAIASPDPGDSPAKEKISSSQAAEVKAAIEQGEIPGVDEIVHSSNIKHLANVPKDLIKGTNSDLAFQGNYAFSGNYDGFRIFDISNPKAPKTVAQVLCPGSQNDISVSGNLLFLSTDSSRSDNSCDSVAQSATIKESWEGMKVFDISDKRNPKYVAAVETACGSHTHTLVPKAKDVYIYVSSYAPSAAFPDCQPPHDGISIIKVPRKAPQKAELVKFEVLFPDGGNPGAPTNPGVSATSGCHDITVLPSKDLAAGACMGDGVLMDIKNPEKPKVIDQVQDNVNFAFWHSATFNQGANKVVFTDELGGGGAATCNAEIGPNRGADGIYDIVGKGDKRKLVFRSYYKIPRHQADTENCVAHNGSLIPVKGRDIMVQSWYQGGVSVWDFTNSSKPKEIAFFERGPLSTESLVGGGTWSAYYYNGHIYSNDMVKGFDVLKLDDRLTDPAKRVRMHELNVQTQPDYFADFRH from the coding sequence GTGACCTCGTTGCACACCACCCGCGTGCGGCGCAGACGTCTGGGCGTGGCGGCAGCCGCGGCCGGCCTCTTCGCCACTCTGCTGACCGCAGGGCCGGCGATCGCCAGCCCCGATCCCGGCGACAGCCCGGCCAAGGAGAAGATCTCCAGCAGCCAGGCCGCCGAGGTGAAGGCCGCCATAGAGCAGGGCGAGATACCCGGCGTGGACGAAATCGTCCACAGCTCCAACATCAAGCACCTCGCCAACGTCCCGAAGGACCTCATCAAGGGGACCAACTCGGACCTGGCCTTCCAGGGCAACTACGCCTTCAGCGGCAACTACGACGGCTTCCGGATCTTCGACATCAGCAACCCGAAGGCTCCGAAGACCGTCGCCCAGGTGCTCTGCCCCGGATCACAGAACGACATATCCGTCTCCGGGAACCTGCTCTTCCTGTCGACCGACTCCTCCCGCAGTGACAACTCCTGCGACAGCGTCGCGCAGTCCGCGACCATCAAGGAGTCCTGGGAGGGCATGAAGGTCTTCGACATCAGCGACAAGCGGAACCCGAAGTACGTCGCCGCCGTCGAGACCGCGTGCGGCTCGCACACCCACACGCTGGTGCCCAAGGCGAAGGACGTCTACATCTACGTCTCCTCGTACGCGCCCAGCGCCGCCTTCCCCGACTGCCAGCCGCCGCACGACGGCATCTCCATCATCAAGGTGCCGCGCAAGGCCCCCCAGAAGGCCGAGCTGGTGAAGTTCGAGGTTCTCTTCCCGGACGGCGGCAACCCGGGCGCGCCCACCAACCCGGGCGTCTCCGCCACCTCCGGCTGCCACGACATCACCGTGCTGCCCTCCAAGGACCTGGCGGCCGGCGCCTGCATGGGTGACGGCGTCCTGATGGACATCAAGAACCCGGAAAAGCCGAAGGTGATCGACCAGGTCCAGGACAACGTCAACTTCGCGTTCTGGCACTCGGCCACCTTCAACCAGGGTGCCAACAAGGTCGTCTTCACCGACGAGCTGGGCGGCGGCGGCGCCGCCACCTGCAACGCGGAGATCGGGCCCAACCGCGGTGCCGACGGCATCTACGACATCGTCGGCAAGGGGGACAAGCGCAAGCTCGTCTTCCGCAGCTACTACAAGATCCCCCGCCACCAGGCGGACACCGAGAACTGCGTCGCCCACAACGGCTCGCTGATCCCGGTCAAGGGCCGCGACATCATGGTCCAGTCCTGGTACCAGGGCGGCGTCTCCGTCTGGGACTTCACCAACTCCTCGAAGCCGAAGGAGATCGCGTTCTTCGAGCGCGGCCCCCTCTCGACCGAGTCGCTGGTCGGCGGCGGCACCTGGTCGGCGTACTACTACAACGGCCACATCTACTCGAACGACATGGTCAAGGGCTTCGACGTACTGAAGCTCGACGACCGCCTCACCGACCCCGCGAAGCGGGTGCGGATGCATGAGCTGAACGTGCAGACGCAGCCGGACTACTTCGCGGACTTCCGGCACTGA
- a CDS encoding hydrolase has product MSLWTSLEPASTTVDPGDTTTVRLRIRNTGDVVDEYRFVPVGDVAPYITIEPSSIRLFPGTTGILQLTFSPPRTPDAIAGPHPYGVQVVPTEQYDSTTVIEGNVSFTPFTEVRTELVPPTVKGWFRGRPKLAIDNLGNTRLTASLAGSDNGDSLSYELFPASVQIEPGRAAFVGAKLKPRQIIWFGQKQERPYVLGLQRSGTARLDTEGTYVQRGFLPLWLATLLSILLALAITFTVLWFAYQPSVSSLAREQPQSVAARAIPEAEPSKPPTLPTAEPPAAAPSTPVQESPAEEEDSGKPDGGEEKEEEPAEPVENTAAVAVTKLNERTPGRHICYRAYVRGTGWQDPVCDGLTSGTEGQDRPIESINIAVSGTNGMAANGYIENTDWEPKWKGATDLKDVYIGTPDQEAFMRGLALSVSEGSVCVTARVHSQEWLEKACSEPGGYKFGGTLIKDLALEAFKLIV; this is encoded by the coding sequence GTGAGCCTCTGGACTTCCCTTGAGCCCGCGTCCACCACGGTGGACCCGGGCGACACGACCACCGTGCGGCTGCGCATACGCAACACCGGCGATGTCGTCGACGAGTACCGCTTCGTTCCCGTCGGTGATGTTGCCCCGTACATCACCATCGAACCCTCATCCATCCGGCTTTTCCCGGGGACCACGGGCATCCTCCAGCTCACCTTCTCGCCACCCCGTACCCCGGACGCGATCGCCGGGCCGCATCCGTACGGGGTGCAGGTCGTCCCGACGGAGCAATACGACTCCACCACGGTCATCGAGGGCAACGTCAGCTTCACCCCCTTCACGGAGGTGCGGACCGAGTTGGTGCCGCCGACCGTGAAGGGATGGTTCCGCGGCCGGCCCAAGCTGGCCATCGACAACCTCGGCAACACCCGCCTCACCGCCTCCCTCGCCGGCAGTGACAACGGCGATTCCCTCTCGTACGAACTCTTTCCCGCCAGTGTGCAGATCGAGCCGGGCCGCGCCGCGTTCGTGGGCGCGAAGCTCAAGCCCCGGCAGATCATCTGGTTCGGCCAGAAACAGGAACGGCCGTACGTACTGGGCCTGCAGCGGTCGGGAACGGCTCGGCTCGACACGGAGGGGACGTACGTACAGCGGGGCTTCCTGCCCCTCTGGCTCGCCACCCTGCTGAGCATCCTCCTCGCGCTGGCGATCACCTTCACCGTGCTCTGGTTCGCCTATCAGCCCTCCGTGAGCAGCCTCGCCCGGGAGCAGCCGCAGTCGGTCGCCGCCCGTGCGATACCCGAGGCGGAGCCGTCGAAGCCGCCGACTCTGCCCACGGCCGAACCGCCCGCCGCCGCGCCCAGCACCCCCGTACAGGAGTCGCCGGCCGAGGAGGAGGACAGCGGGAAGCCGGACGGCGGCGAGGAGAAGGAGGAGGAGCCGGCCGAGCCGGTGGAGAACACCGCGGCGGTCGCCGTGACCAAGCTGAACGAGCGGACGCCGGGCCGGCACATCTGCTACCGGGCCTATGTGCGGGGCACCGGCTGGCAGGACCCGGTGTGCGACGGCCTCACGTCGGGCACGGAGGGGCAGGACCGGCCCATCGAGAGCATCAACATCGCCGTGTCCGGCACGAACGGAATGGCCGCCAACGGGTACATCGAGAACACGGACTGGGAGCCGAAGTGGAAGGGCGCCACGGATCTCAAGGACGTGTACATCGGCACCCCGGACCAGGAAGCGTTCATGCGGGGGCTGGCGCTCAGCGTCAGTGAGGGCAGCGTCTGTGTCACCGCGCGGGTCCACAGCCAGGAGTGGCTGGAGAAGGCGTGTTCCGAGCCCGGCGGCTACAAGTTCGGCGGAACCTTGATCAAGGACCTGGCGCTCGAAGCCTTCAAGCTCATCGTGTGA
- a CDS encoding DUF305 domain-containing protein, translated as MPQEVAVLVRRRSQRIRRSVSAVAVAVAVLALGACDSGDDDGTDAAKARAGQGPSVVAPGKPGEPARTLSAEEAVKAAPDNTPNSADFLYAQMMIVHHGQALKMTELVPERAKSDAVKRLAARIAASQKPEIGAMRGWLDNNGGAKKQQGHDHGPMPGMATEPQLKQLRTARGAAFDELFLKLMITHHQGAVTMATDAVSDGKNIQVADMAKDVISQQSIEINRMRSM; from the coding sequence ATGCCGCAGGAGGTAGCCGTGTTGGTCCGTCGCCGCAGTCAGCGCATCCGCCGGTCCGTGTCCGCCGTGGCGGTGGCCGTCGCCGTACTCGCCCTGGGAGCCTGCGACTCGGGGGACGACGACGGCACCGACGCCGCGAAGGCCAGGGCGGGCCAGGGCCCCAGTGTGGTGGCGCCGGGCAAGCCGGGTGAGCCGGCGAGGACGCTCTCGGCCGAGGAGGCGGTGAAGGCCGCACCCGACAACACTCCCAACTCGGCCGACTTCCTGTACGCGCAGATGATGATCGTTCATCATGGCCAGGCGCTGAAGATGACCGAACTCGTCCCGGAGCGGGCGAAGTCGGACGCGGTGAAGCGGCTCGCGGCCCGGATCGCCGCGTCCCAGAAGCCCGAGATCGGCGCGATGCGGGGCTGGCTGGACAACAACGGCGGCGCGAAGAAGCAGCAGGGACATGACCATGGCCCGATGCCGGGGATGGCCACCGAGCCCCAGCTCAAGCAGTTGCGGACGGCCAGGGGCGCGGCCTTCGACGAGCTGTTCCTCAAGCTGATGATCACTCATCACCAGGGCGCGGTCACCATGGCCACGGACGCGGTCTCGGACGGCAAGAACATCCAGGTCGCGGACATGGCGAAGGACGTCATCTCCCAGCAGAGCATCGAGATCAACCGGATGCGCTCGATGTGA
- a CDS encoding TetR/AcrR family transcriptional regulator, with product MSPRSPSVNEELRRRSRERLLDATVELVAERGYEATTLAHIADRAGCARGLVSYYFPGKRQLLQSAVHRLMHRTLEAGLRREPATEDGRELLARAIDAILGLTERWPVLMRTHMAGILQAEGFVQCPEQRRLAALLRETVERYGSKAPDSDYPMLRALLMGAVFAALLPGAPMPQDRLRAELFTRYGLDWELGVPPDGEPPGGTGQNIFLQCRKSAK from the coding sequence ATGTCCCCGCGGAGCCCATCGGTCAATGAAGAGCTTCGTCGGCGTTCCCGGGAACGGCTGCTCGACGCGACGGTGGAGCTGGTCGCCGAGCGCGGTTACGAGGCCACGACGCTCGCGCACATCGCCGACCGGGCGGGGTGCGCGCGGGGGCTCGTGTCGTACTACTTCCCGGGGAAGCGGCAGTTGCTCCAGTCGGCCGTGCACCGGCTGATGCACCGCACGCTGGAAGCCGGGCTGCGGCGCGAGCCGGCCACGGAGGACGGGCGGGAGCTGCTGGCGCGGGCGATCGACGCCATCCTGGGGCTGACGGAGCGCTGGCCCGTACTGATGCGTACACACATGGCCGGCATCCTCCAGGCCGAGGGGTTCGTACAGTGCCCGGAGCAGCGGCGTCTGGCCGCGCTGCTGCGCGAGACGGTGGAGCGGTACGGGTCGAAGGCGCCGGACAGCGACTATCCGATGCTGCGCGCCCTGCTGATGGGCGCGGTCTTCGCGGCCCTGCTGCCGGGGGCGCCGATGCCGCAGGACCGGCTGCGCGCTGAGCTGTTCACGCGCTACGGGCTGGACTGGGAGCTGGGTGTTCCGCCGGACGGGGAGCCGCCCGGCGGAACGGGTCAGAACATCTTCCTTCAGTGCCGGAAGTCCGCGAAGTAG
- a CDS encoding DUF6214 family protein produces the protein MISAQEPHERDACEWPAWEVQGHGTVTGAGDPRDDAARREILPPWVDVRLTFADGARIDVLAVVRDGHIAIEDAQADPPLALEGFAALAEAIEAPLQNACQIVAGPHRPPVPETAVVAAAGDEVATGTEQYPAPAPVHAAEPEPEPELESEAEVEAEVESGPEPESEPGAVEPEPESMPAPESGRHRAAPSLPRGSAARRGVAEVYRVAQRAGQDPVLAVMAATGFSRRKALKLIAGARDEGHLTPRHHRR, from the coding sequence TTGATTTCCGCCCAGGAACCACATGAGCGTGACGCGTGCGAGTGGCCCGCATGGGAGGTGCAGGGGCACGGCACCGTCACCGGCGCCGGTGACCCCAGGGACGACGCCGCGCGGCGCGAGATCCTGCCGCCCTGGGTCGATGTCCGGCTGACCTTCGCTGACGGCGCCCGGATCGACGTGCTCGCGGTGGTGCGCGACGGCCATATCGCCATCGAGGACGCGCAGGCCGATCCGCCGCTCGCCCTGGAGGGCTTCGCCGCGCTCGCCGAGGCGATCGAGGCGCCGCTCCAGAACGCCTGCCAGATCGTCGCCGGCCCGCACCGGCCGCCCGTACCCGAGACCGCCGTTGTCGCCGCCGCCGGTGACGAGGTGGCCACCGGTACCGAGCAGTATCCCGCCCCCGCGCCCGTACACGCCGCCGAACCCGAACCCGAACCCGAACTCGAATCCGAGGCCGAGGTCGAGGCCGAGGTCGAGTCCGGGCCCGAACCCGAGTCCGAGCCCGGGGCGGTGGAGCCGGAGCCGGAGTCGATGCCCGCCCCCGAGTCCGGCCGGCACCGGGCCGCCCCGTCCCTGCCGCGCGGCAGCGCCGCCCGGCGCGGCGTCGCCGAGGTCTACCGCGTCGCCCAGCGCGCCGGTCAGGACCCGGTGCTCGCGGTGATGGCCGCCACCGGATTCAGCCGCCGCAAGGCGCTCAAGCTGATCGCGGGCGCCCGCGACGAAGGTCACCTGACGCCCCGTCACCATCGGCGCTGA